A genomic window from Passer domesticus isolate bPasDom1 chromosome Z, bPasDom1.hap1, whole genome shotgun sequence includes:
- the LOC135290711 gene encoding protein enabled homolog, whose amino-acid sequence MTAPAPRHPEPPPADPPVLPGNAINNNDSPAVVLSPEAAGAASVSSSFSASQPATEFATVQAVPARADPVPSPPPLPVPPLPADPIAVQERVENGAEPTGSPQELTPAPVLPAPPTPVVPQVSEALSVASDPAKSLSFRGGGVALQLTAGAVRLAVFKISMVSGSFRVWSGASPWGLGCLPPPECPRGVGELAPVASASGSQPSGDGGGAEGQNAGAVAFALQEQETQSKASIARLLWGQETLRSGMTIPEQASLPELPVCTGAAGGKKHWVISALKTLAAWFCQVLSTQSPPHRLVLGRLAHFPGPGPLPRPVLGLGTLLSPQGPGPPFCEPGLGSLVLPPGPGPPKGPRDPLLLLLFFF is encoded by the coding sequence atgactgcgcctgcgccgcggcatccggaaccgcctcccgccgatccgcccgtgttgccaggcaacgcAATCAACAACAATGATTCCCCGGCTGTGGTGCTGTCCCcggaagctgcaggagctgcctccgtgtcttcttctttttctgcatcccagccggcaacggaattcgcaacggtgcaggcggTGCCTGCGCGGGCCGACCCCGtgccgagcccgccgcccctgcctgtcccgccgctccctgccgacCCGATTGCGGTGCAAGAACGTGtcgagaatggtgctgagcccacgggatCGCCTCAAGAGCTaacaccagcgcccgtgctgcccgcaccgcccaccccagttgtcccgcaggtTTCCGAAGCTCTGTCAGtcgcatcagaccctgcgaagagcctgtccttccgtggaggaggcgtggccctccagctgactgcaggagcagttcggctggctgtgttcaaaatcagtatGGTTTCTGGGTCGTTTCGtgtgtggtcgggggcttctccctgggggttggggtgcctgcctccCCCCGAGTGCCCCAGAGgtgtgggggagttggctcctgtggcatctgcctctggttcccagcccagtggggatgggggtggtgccgaggggcagaatgcaggagcagtggcatttgccttgcaggagcaagagacacagagcaaagcaagcattgctcgcttgctctggggacaagaaaccctcagatctgggatgacaattcctgagcaagcttctcttcccgagctgccggtgtgcaccggtgctgctggggggaagaagcattgggtcatttctgctctcaagACGCTGGCAGCATGGTtctgccaggttctgagcacacagagcccgcctcacaggctggttctgggccgtttggctcatttccctgggccggggccactgccccgtccagtgctgggtttggggactttgctttccccacagggacctgggccaccattctgtgagccaggtctgggttctctggtccttccaccaggaccagggccacccaagggtcctagagaccctctgctgctgctactcttcttcttttga